The stretch of DNA TAGTGTCAGTTATGGCTATGATGATCTGGACTATTGGTACAATGTTGCTTTGGGGAAGGAAGAAGGCCATATTTACAGCCGCAATACAAACCCAACGGTGGCAATTTTTGAAGAAAAAATGCGTCAACTGGAAAGGGCAGAAGCCGCGACTAGTTTCTCCACCGGAATGGCGGCGATTAGCAATACGCTCTATTCGCTGCTCAAACCTGGCGATCGTGTCGTATCGATCAAAGATACCTACGGCGGCACCAACGAAATTTTCACCCGCTTTTTGCCGCGTATTCATATTGACGTAACGCTGTGCGCCACAACTGACCACGAAGCGATTGAGGCTGAAGTTGCCAAAGGTTGCCAGGTTTTGTATATCGAAACCCCGACGAACCCCACCTTGAAGATCGTTGATATTGCCCGTTTGGCAGAAGCCGGGCACACGGCTGGCGCAACTGTGATAGTGGATAACACATTTTCTACGCCGATCAATACCAATCCATTAGCGCTGGGCGCCGATCTGGTGGTTCACAGCGCCACGAAGTACATTGGCGGTCATGCCGATGCGTTAGGCGGCATTTTGTGTGGTTCCGAAAAACTGGTACAGCGCGCTTTTGCCTATCGCGAGATTAATGGTGCAACCTTGCATCCGATGGCGGCCTATTTGATGATTCGCGGGCTAAAAACTTTGGCATTGCGCGTTCAGCGCCAGAGTGAGAATGCCATAAAAATAGCCCGCTTTTTGAAAGCGCATCCCTTTGTCAAAGATGTTTTTTATCCCGGATTGGAGACGCACGAAAACCATGCGATTGCCAAAAAACAGATGCGCGATTTCGGCGGCATGATGAGTTTCTTCCTGGATGGTGGCTTTGATGCTGTGCGGGTATTCTTGCCGCGCCTGAAATATGCCCACATCGCGGCCAACCTGGGGCCGGTTGAAACCGTTGCCGGGCCGCCGCGAACAACCAGTCATGTGGAAGTTACCGAAGCGCAACGCGCTGCGATGGGTATCCCCGAGAGTCTGATCCGCTACTCCGT from Chloroflexota bacterium encodes:
- a CDS encoding cystathionine gamma-synthase family protein — encoded protein: MTHQKKPGYNTLSVWAGEEKKDGWQRSTQVPVVHSVSYGYDDLDYWYNVALGKEEGHIYSRNTNPTVAIFEEKMRQLERAEAATSFSTGMAAISNTLYSLLKPGDRVVSIKDTYGGTNEIFTRFLPRIHIDVTLCATTDHEAIEAEVAKGCQVLYIETPTNPTLKIVDIARLAEAGHTAGATVIVDNTFSTPINTNPLALGADLVVHSATKYIGGHADALGGILCGSEKLVQRAFAYREINGATLHPMAAYLMIRGLKTLALRVQRQSENAIKIARFLKAHPFVKDVFYPGLETHENHAIAKKQMRDFGGMMSFFLDGGFDAVRVFLPRLKYAHIAANLGPVETVAGPPRTTSHVEVTEAQRAAMGIPESLIRYSVGIEDADDLIADLTQALDYAANHQA